A genomic window from Levilactobacillus yonginensis includes:
- the cls gene encoding cardiolipin synthase produces the protein MLILEIVVVINSALALVTVFREKRDIAATWAWMLVLVLLPVVGFIAYAFIGRKLPKDRMFRLQRQVAVQLEERLSQQREEIGNQVMPADEISHSVINMVNMFMETDHAFLARKNRVRVITDGHNLFHLMMEDIERAHSSIHIEFYTFYNDQIGNDILDLLVKKAKMGVEVRVIYDPWGSMGTWKRFFKPLMAAGGHVEPFLGTRSAVIDFRLNFRDHRKIVTIDGQIGYVGGFNIGDQYLGRKEKFGYWRDTHLRLVGSGVFSLQARFMLDWNATDRDHPFKDDRIEHKYFPLTKVKGETSLQIVSSGPDSDLQQIKMGYMRLIQTAEKRLWIQTPYLIPDDSVLDSLRIAAMAGIDVRIMIPDKPDHAFVYRATQYYARQLADDGVKIYYYHNGFIHAKTMVVDGRIASVGSANMDYRSFKLNFEINAFIYDPQVAMQLEEIYEADMRHSELITPEMFDEQSLYLKFKQTASRLLSPIL, from the coding sequence ATGCTCATCCTGGAAATCGTGGTGGTGATTAACTCGGCGCTGGCCCTTGTAACTGTCTTTCGGGAAAAACGTGATATTGCGGCGACGTGGGCCTGGATGCTGGTGTTGGTATTACTGCCAGTAGTTGGATTTATTGCCTACGCCTTCATTGGCCGAAAGTTACCGAAAGATCGCATGTTTCGTTTGCAGCGGCAGGTAGCCGTCCAACTTGAGGAACGGTTATCCCAGCAACGTGAAGAAATTGGCAATCAAGTCATGCCAGCAGATGAAATTAGCCATTCAGTTATCAATATGGTAAATATGTTTATGGAGACGGATCATGCGTTTCTGGCTCGCAAAAATCGAGTGCGGGTGATTACGGATGGTCACAACTTGTTCCATCTAATGATGGAAGACATTGAGCGCGCGCACTCAAGCATTCATATTGAATTTTACACCTTTTACAATGATCAGATTGGTAATGACATCTTGGACTTATTGGTAAAGAAGGCAAAGATGGGTGTAGAAGTGCGGGTCATTTATGATCCTTGGGGGTCCATGGGGACCTGGAAGCGATTCTTTAAACCGTTAATGGCAGCGGGTGGCCACGTGGAGCCATTCTTGGGCACTCGGTCGGCCGTTATTGACTTCCGATTAAATTTCCGTGACCATAGAAAAATTGTGACAATCGACGGACAGATTGGGTACGTCGGTGGGTTTAATATTGGTGATCAGTACCTTGGTCGCAAGGAAAAGTTTGGGTATTGGCGTGACACGCATCTGCGATTAGTTGGTTCGGGGGTCTTTTCCCTCCAAGCACGGTTCATGCTAGATTGGAATGCGACGGATCGTGATCACCCGTTCAAGGATGATCGTATTGAACACAAGTATTTCCCATTGACGAAGGTCAAAGGGGAAACCAGCTTGCAAATTGTTTCTAGCGGTCCAGACTCAGACTTACAGCAAATCAAGATGGGGTACATGCGATTGATTCAAACAGCTGAGAAGCGTTTGTGGATTCAGACCCCCTATCTGATTCCGGATGATAGTGTCTTGGACTCGTTGCGGATTGCGGCAATGGCGGGAATTGATGTTCGAATTATGATTCCAGATAAGCCGGATCACGCATTCGTATATCGAGCAACACAGTATTATGCGCGGCAATTGGCCGATGATGGTGTGAAAATCTATTACTATCATAATGGGTTTATTCATGCTAAGACGATGGTCGTTGATGGTCGGATTGCTTCCGTGGGTTCAGCCAATATGGATTACCGAAGCTTCAAACTTAATTTCGAAATCAATGCCTTTATTTATGATCCACAGGTAGCAATGCAGCTAGAGGAAATCTATGAAGCCGATATGCGTCATAGTGAGTTGATTACACCGGAAATGTTTGACGAACAGTCCCTGTACTTGAAGTTTAAGCAGACGGCGTCCCGGTTACTATCTCCGATTCTGTAG
- a CDS encoding YfhO family protein — protein MKIAHHRWPLWTLYSLAFMVIAAFSFGVFGLANRTLIWNMDGITQHYPVILELHQLLVKSGFAGLAGWSWTMGLGADKLTTLAYYVLGDPFAYGLALLPTRWLETGYGIFIILRLYATGLAFLAFARRYNFRPGSRLMGAITYAFTGYSLMVGVHHPFFLLPMIWLPLLFVGIDRILRGKGWGFLGLITGVTILSNFYFAYILGLGSLIYAVIRFFSLQGQGALVVKWRPVIGRFMAAAVTGVFVSGILLLPSLLMMLKSTRTVSIFANGLWLYPNGYYLQLGNAILTTGNTLSYWAVLGISGLTFLGSVYVLVHWREHRWLAGTLVAIVVGLGIPAVAAFFNVLSTPSNRWILLAAIPFGLATMTLWEHLTTLTRTDQYWLAGSAMALLAIIYLCNGLTFSNAKRDLITYCLLLALVAVIWGGAQLTARWLVSLVCILVGLNLVNNAWGYYDPNAGVQATQQLRRHDATRYILDYFDGADHSIKKSADFSRVNATRNFNLFRTVGNNMTMSHGLQGTMSYFSVQNGYVGQFSRDLQNSEYAMNAPIGQADSRTSLNQLLGVKHLFAREDQVANHVALPYGYHAQKKVYPEKSVYALSNGVGTQILTTSLNFPLVYTQPQALSANAWRKLDGVDRERSLTQGAVTNDAFKGVAKAAYTSPKRTLAYTVTPNAIPVIDSTNKVIQYRLKQGIAGQKTGLNDKQLDNYGSSIKTPELKVDENGLLNKQEVKTYGPMVDLNHRQTALNRVLMQNQRVLETTAQANQNGLHQMTSDAQGQPISYTLTLKRPKRAQEAELYLALDGITSQKLTTKRQLQDQDNTSILGATPRSGLTKLNAWRDAVSAPDLGDYWVTVRTRNQSKMFSQFGVDNLSDYEPKHQVLLNLGYSKQRRETITVTFNATRQINFKSAKLLAMPFGKSYDQQVHAAQQRGLKHAKVTDNRVAGEVSPQRTSVLTTSIPYSDGWHLTVDGRQVKTQVVNDGFVGARLSAGTHQIRLTYRTPGLLVGVLVTLLGLLTLTVESSRQWFRERKASQ, from the coding sequence ATGAAAATCGCACACCACCGTTGGCCATTGTGGACTTTGTATAGCCTGGCCTTTATGGTGATCGCGGCATTTAGTTTTGGGGTGTTTGGCTTAGCCAACCGAACATTGATTTGGAATATGGACGGGATTACCCAACATTATCCTGTCATTTTGGAATTACACCAGTTGTTAGTGAAATCTGGATTTGCCGGATTGGCAGGCTGGTCGTGGACGATGGGGCTGGGAGCAGATAAGCTCACAACGCTGGCTTATTACGTTCTTGGGGATCCTTTTGCTTATGGCTTGGCACTGTTGCCAACGCGATGGTTAGAGACCGGTTACGGTATATTTATCATCCTACGACTCTATGCGACGGGGTTAGCCTTTCTAGCATTTGCCCGTCGATATAATTTTCGCCCAGGAAGTCGCTTGATGGGAGCTATCACCTATGCTTTTACTGGGTATTCTCTAATGGTTGGCGTTCACCACCCATTCTTCTTATTGCCCATGATTTGGTTGCCACTGTTGTTTGTCGGTATTGACCGAATCCTACGAGGCAAGGGATGGGGATTCCTAGGGTTAATAACGGGTGTGACCATCCTTAGTAACTTTTATTTTGCCTACATATTAGGGCTAGGTAGCTTAATCTATGCAGTTATTCGTTTCTTCAGTCTGCAAGGACAAGGGGCGTTGGTAGTTAAGTGGCGGCCAGTGATTGGCCGTTTCATGGCTGCAGCTGTCACTGGTGTTTTCGTTTCGGGTATCCTACTGTTACCATCGCTACTGATGATGCTGAAATCAACTCGGACCGTGTCTATTTTTGCAAATGGACTATGGTTATATCCAAATGGTTATTATTTACAGTTGGGAAATGCAATTCTAACCACTGGGAATACGCTGAGTTACTGGGCGGTATTGGGAATCAGCGGACTGACCTTTTTGGGCAGTGTGTATGTTCTAGTCCATTGGCGTGAGCATCGTTGGTTAGCAGGCACATTAGTGGCAATCGTGGTAGGCTTGGGGATCCCCGCGGTAGCGGCGTTCTTTAATGTGCTATCGACACCTTCTAATCGGTGGATTTTGTTAGCTGCCATTCCTTTTGGATTAGCGACGATGACGCTATGGGAACATTTGACGACGTTAACGCGGACAGACCAATATTGGTTAGCCGGTAGTGCAATGGCACTCTTGGCGATAATTTACCTTTGCAATGGCCTGACATTTAGCAATGCTAAGCGGGATTTGATTACTTATTGTTTACTACTGGCCTTGGTTGCTGTGATCTGGGGTGGTGCCCAGCTGACGGCGCGATGGCTAGTCAGTTTGGTTTGTATTTTGGTTGGACTGAACTTGGTAAATAACGCTTGGGGATACTATGATCCTAATGCCGGTGTTCAGGCAACCCAACAGTTACGACGGCACGATGCCACGCGGTATATTTTGGATTACTTTGATGGTGCTGATCACAGCATCAAAAAATCAGCGGACTTTTCACGGGTGAACGCTACGCGGAATTTCAACCTTTTCCGCACAGTCGGAAACAATATGACGATGAGTCACGGCTTGCAGGGGACAATGTCCTATTTTTCTGTTCAGAATGGGTACGTTGGGCAATTCAGTCGTGACTTACAAAATTCAGAGTATGCCATGAATGCACCAATAGGGCAGGCGGATAGTCGAACGTCACTGAACCAACTGTTGGGGGTTAAGCATTTATTTGCTCGAGAAGATCAGGTGGCCAACCATGTAGCCTTACCGTATGGCTATCACGCTCAGAAGAAGGTGTATCCAGAGAAATCGGTGTACGCACTCTCTAACGGTGTTGGAACGCAGATTTTAACGACCAGTCTTAACTTTCCTTTAGTGTATACGCAGCCGCAGGCGTTGTCAGCGAATGCTTGGCGTAAGCTTGATGGAGTTGATCGAGAACGTAGTTTGACGCAAGGTGCAGTGACGAATGACGCCTTTAAGGGCGTTGCTAAAGCGGCGTATACGTCACCTAAACGGACATTAGCTTATACGGTTACGCCGAATGCAATTCCGGTCATCGACAGTACTAATAAGGTGATTCAGTATCGTTTAAAGCAAGGAATTGCAGGTCAGAAGACCGGCTTAAACGATAAGCAATTGGATAATTATGGATCATCAATTAAGACACCAGAGCTGAAGGTCGATGAGAACGGTCTGTTAAATAAGCAAGAGGTTAAGACTTATGGTCCCATGGTTGATTTGAATCACCGGCAGACAGCTTTAAACAGGGTGCTGATGCAGAATCAACGGGTTCTTGAGACAACTGCTCAGGCTAATCAAAATGGTCTTCATCAGATGACGAGTGACGCTCAAGGGCAACCAATTAGTTATACGTTAACGCTAAAGCGGCCAAAACGGGCACAGGAAGCGGAGCTCTATCTAGCATTAGACGGTATTACGTCACAAAAATTGACCACTAAGCGACAATTGCAAGATCAGGATAATACCAGTATTTTGGGGGCAACGCCACGTTCTGGTCTAACTAAGTTAAATGCCTGGCGGGATGCGGTTAGCGCACCAGATTTAGGGGATTATTGGGTCACGGTTCGAACACGTAATCAATCAAAAATGTTTTCTCAGTTTGGGGTGGATAATCTTTCAGATTACGAACCAAAACATCAGGTGTTACTGAACCTAGGATATTCTAAGCAGCGACGGGAAACGATTACCGTAACTTTCAATGCGACGCGGCAGATTAACTTTAAGTCAGCTAAATTGCTCGCAATGCCGTTTGGTAAGAGCTACGATCAGCAAGTTCATGCTGCTCAGCAACGCGGGTTAAAGCACGCCAAGGTGACAGATAACCGGGTTGCTGGGGAAGTTAGTCCACAACGAACGAGTGTGCTAACAACGTCAATTCCGTACTCAGATGGTTGGCATCTGACGGTTGATGGTCGGCAAGTAAAAACGCAGGTTGTCAATGATGGCTTTGTGGGTGCTCGCTTATCGGCAGGAACGCATCAGATTCGGCTGACGTATCGAACTCCAGGATTGTTAGTGGGGGTGTTAGTTACGTTGCTGGGATTACTGACTTTAACAGTTGAGAGTAGTAGGCAATGGTTCCGTGAGCGCAAAGCGTCTCAATGA
- a CDS encoding prenyltransferase has product MMVRWLKWPVFVELTEIYTAPLNVMWFVLGAAIAQYNVGVVNWTNVGLCLLVVFIFDLAVNVADNYYDYQHAHDREGYAQQTNPVGRLDLPKRGVAQLAWGLYLLAAIPGLILVLRTGWPVAVFGAIGYAIGIFYTAGPHPINATPFSAAVVALAIAFLIQLTCVYVSIYGQRPLSWTIVGVTFLLCLPLTLIFFTLQLANDTADRAEDIANRRYTLAYYTGKKGAIRLIKVFLAVGSLWPLLNVILGLAPAITGWAAILLPVMWRGMAPFFQLQDKQRTFMTTVKSASLFFLAYPVLFAIGTWL; this is encoded by the coding sequence GTGATGGTAAGGTGGCTCAAGTGGCCAGTCTTTGTTGAATTAACAGAAATCTATACGGCACCGTTAAACGTGATGTGGTTCGTATTAGGAGCAGCAATTGCGCAGTACAATGTTGGTGTCGTGAACTGGACAAACGTTGGCTTGTGCCTATTAGTGGTCTTTATTTTCGATTTGGCGGTCAACGTGGCAGACAATTATTATGACTATCAACACGCACACGATAGGGAAGGGTACGCGCAACAAACGAATCCAGTTGGTCGTTTGGATTTGCCAAAACGTGGTGTCGCTCAACTTGCTTGGGGGTTATATTTACTGGCTGCGATTCCTGGCCTAATTTTGGTCTTGAGAACTGGCTGGCCGGTTGCGGTATTTGGCGCAATTGGATACGCTATTGGTATTTTTTACACGGCTGGACCGCACCCAATTAATGCAACACCATTTTCTGCGGCAGTTGTGGCCTTGGCTATTGCCTTTTTAATCCAGTTAACGTGTGTCTACGTGTCCATCTATGGTCAGCGACCCTTATCCTGGACCATTGTTGGTGTGACATTTCTGCTGTGTCTGCCACTTACACTAATCTTCTTCACGCTGCAATTAGCCAATGATACAGCTGACCGTGCTGAGGACATTGCCAATCGACGGTATACGTTGGCTTACTACACTGGAAAAAAAGGGGCCATCCGGTTGATCAAGGTGTTTTTAGCGGTGGGCAGTTTGTGGCCACTACTAAACGTCATCTTGGGATTGGCCCCAGCAATTACAGGTTGGGCAGCCATTTTACTTCCAGTGATGTGGCGCGGCATGGCACCATTCTTTCAGCTCCAAGACAAACAACGGACGTTCATGACAACGGTGAAAAGCGCTTCATTATTCTTCCTAGCCTATCCGGTATTATTTGCAATCGGAACCTGGCTTTAG
- a CDS encoding NAD(P)-binding oxidoreductase — MTTYLIVGASALGQSVARQLTQAKESTVRVLHAVDDTLPQDLAKQVVELTGDLTKETTYLAALQDNPIIFSALEGMDVDLAFEALFDAQYHNQLALTRFVMLSAAGVDQEVTGAIQYPGITDVKEYLNQQRYAAKLVDEAEFPYTILRPVTLLDGPATTPKIIPEGSAVPAGTVSRETVATVTVAILQAGGYDYQSLAIC; from the coding sequence ATGACAACTTATTTGATTGTGGGTGCAAGTGCACTGGGCCAATCCGTAGCACGTCAATTGACCCAAGCGAAGGAGTCGACCGTGCGGGTATTGCATGCAGTTGATGACACGCTACCCCAGGATTTAGCGAAACAAGTCGTTGAGCTGACAGGTGATTTAACGAAAGAAACGACTTACCTAGCTGCGTTACAGGATAATCCAATCATTTTTTCTGCGCTGGAAGGCATGGACGTTGATTTAGCCTTTGAAGCGTTGTTCGATGCGCAATATCACAATCAACTGGCATTAACGCGGTTCGTGATGTTGAGTGCCGCTGGTGTGGATCAGGAAGTGACCGGAGCCATCCAATACCCTGGTATTACTGATGTCAAAGAATATTTGAATCAGCAACGGTACGCGGCTAAATTAGTCGATGAGGCAGAATTTCCTTATACCATTCTGCGGCCGGTAACGCTGCTAGATGGTCCGGCCACGACACCCAAAATAATTCCAGAAGGATCAGCGGTACCGGCGGGGACTGTTTCACGTGAAACAGTTGCGACGGTGACAGTTGCGATTTTACAAGCGGGTGGCTACGATTATCAGTCATTAGCAATTTGCTAA
- a CDS encoding NCS2 family permease gives MQRIANFFHFDELGTSFRTEMLAGLTTFVSMAYILFVNPQVLGASGISQGAVFTATAFASALGCFLMGLLANYPIAISASLGINAFFAYSVVIGMKVPWETALAGVFVASILFMILTAFKIREMVVDAIPRDLKMAISAGIGLFIAFIGLSQGGLIVADKSTVVTLGSLQVGSTWLTIFGLIVTMILMSARVPGAIFIGMVANSVLGLATGLIPMPHHIVSAIPSISSTFMVGLTHVGSINSLQLVVVVLTFLLVTFFDTTGTLVGLAEQAGLVKNNKLPRIGKALMADSSTMVVGSLLGTSPMGAFVESSAGIAVGGRTGFTAIVTGILFIFGAFFSPLLAVVTNQVTAPALIIVGVLMAQSLKNIHWEKFEVAAPAFLIVLGMPLTYSISDGIALGFITYPLTMLAAKRGKDVGPMMYGLAVVFVLFLWILNAG, from the coding sequence ATGCAACGCATTGCGAACTTTTTCCATTTTGATGAATTAGGAACCAGTTTCCGGACTGAAATGTTAGCCGGTCTCACAACTTTCGTATCCATGGCCTATATTTTGTTTGTAAATCCCCAGGTGCTAGGAGCTTCTGGTATCAGTCAAGGGGCCGTCTTCACAGCAACAGCCTTCGCCTCAGCGTTAGGCTGTTTCCTGATGGGCTTACTGGCTAACTACCCCATCGCCATCTCCGCTAGTTTAGGAATCAACGCTTTCTTCGCCTACTCAGTGGTCATTGGTATGAAGGTTCCTTGGGAAACCGCACTGGCTGGTGTCTTTGTGGCTTCAATTCTCTTCATGATTTTGACCGCATTTAAGATTCGCGAAATGGTGGTTGATGCAATTCCTCGTGATTTAAAGATGGCAATTAGTGCCGGGATTGGGTTGTTTATCGCCTTTATCGGTTTAAGTCAGGGTGGATTGATTGTCGCTGATAAATCAACGGTTGTCACACTTGGTTCTTTGCAAGTTGGGAGTACCTGGTTGACTATTTTTGGCTTGATTGTCACCATGATTCTCATGAGTGCCCGGGTGCCCGGTGCTATCTTTATTGGGATGGTCGCTAACTCTGTCTTAGGCCTTGCAACTGGATTGATTCCTATGCCCCACCACATCGTTTCCGCAATTCCTAGTATCAGTTCAACTTTCATGGTTGGATTAACCCACGTGGGTAGCATTAATTCCCTGCAACTAGTCGTTGTTGTTTTAACGTTCCTGCTCGTTACCTTCTTCGATACCACCGGGACGTTGGTTGGTTTGGCTGAACAAGCCGGTCTGGTTAAGAACAATAAGCTTCCTCGTATTGGTAAAGCCTTGATGGCTGACTCCAGCACAATGGTTGTCGGTTCACTGTTAGGAACCTCTCCAATGGGTGCCTTCGTTGAATCCTCAGCGGGTATCGCCGTTGGTGGCCGAACTGGTTTCACTGCTATCGTTACGGGTATCCTCTTCATCTTTGGTGCCTTTTTCTCCCCGCTACTGGCCGTTGTAACGAACCAAGTTACGGCCCCCGCTCTGATTATCGTTGGCGTACTCATGGCTCAATCTCTGAAGAACATCCATTGGGAAAAATTCGAAGTCGCTGCGCCTGCTTTCCTGATTGTCTTGGGCATGCCCCTGACCTACAGCATTTCAGACGGAATTGCCTTGGGATTCATCACATATCCTTTAACTATGCTAGCTGCTAAACGGGGCAAGGATGTTGGACCAATGATGTATGGTCTAGCCGTTGTCTTTGTCCTCTTCCTGTGGATTTTGAATGCCGGATAA
- a CDS encoding aldo/keto reductase, with amino-acid sequence MTHDMVTIGKTDVQTTPLGLGTNAVGGYNLFPDLKDEDGINLVQAGLNQGIRLLDTAFVYGLGHSEELVGQAMHTFDRHSFTLATKGAQDFSSGEQVINNDPQFLTDQVEASLKRLNTDYLDIYYIHFPDKQTPKAEAVGALQRLREQGKIRAIGVSNFSLDQVKEANADGYLDVVEDEFSLLHRDHEADLLPYLKNHQISFVPYFPLASGLLTGKYNHDVSFPADDIRSQISDFKDPRYSQALAAIEKIRPIAKTHQATVAQTVLAWYMQNPLIGVVIPGAKRAAQVEANAGALDVTLSTTEYQTIDEAFAGFRTVTSGKSLADPD; translated from the coding sequence ATGACACATGATATGGTAACTATTGGTAAGACTGACGTTCAAACCACGCCCTTGGGACTTGGTACCAATGCAGTCGGTGGTTATAACCTCTTTCCTGATCTCAAAGATGAGGATGGTATCAACCTAGTCCAGGCCGGCTTAAATCAGGGCATTAGGCTCTTGGATACGGCCTTCGTTTATGGCTTAGGCCATTCGGAAGAGTTGGTCGGCCAAGCAATGCACACCTTCGACCGCCACAGTTTTACATTAGCAACCAAAGGTGCTCAAGATTTTTCATCCGGCGAGCAGGTCATCAACAATGATCCTCAGTTTTTAACTGACCAAGTCGAAGCCAGTCTAAAACGGCTCAACACCGATTATCTTGATATCTATTACATTCATTTCCCTGATAAGCAAACCCCTAAGGCAGAAGCCGTTGGTGCTCTGCAACGCTTACGTGAGCAAGGGAAAATCCGGGCAATTGGGGTCTCTAACTTCAGCCTAGACCAAGTTAAGGAGGCCAATGCTGATGGCTACCTAGACGTGGTTGAAGATGAATTTAGTCTCCTACATCGAGACCATGAAGCCGACCTACTACCTTACCTAAAGAATCATCAAATCAGCTTCGTCCCCTACTTTCCGCTCGCTTCTGGACTGCTGACAGGTAAATATAATCATGATGTTAGCTTTCCTGCCGACGATATTCGTAGCCAAATCAGCGACTTCAAAGACCCCCGCTACAGTCAGGCCTTAGCAGCTATTGAAAAGATTCGACCAATTGCAAAAACGCATCAAGCAACGGTAGCTCAGACCGTCCTAGCCTGGTACATGCAAAACCCACTAATTGGCGTTGTCATCCCTGGCGCTAAAAGAGCCGCTCAAGTTGAAGCCAACGCTGGCGCTTTAGATGTGACACTGAGCACTACCGAATATCAGACGATTGACGAAGCTTTCGCTGGTTTCCGAACTGTCACAAGTGGCAAATCACTAGCTGACCCGGATTAA